A part of Pararhizobium sp. A13 genomic DNA contains:
- a CDS encoding MBL fold metallo-hydrolase, with translation MMLRYLLLPFAAIAFLHFLWLTPARAQAAPVSQCQAIAEARPDVAFASFKPWAGLNVQAVVGDEVKITYIGHSTFLIETPGGVSIATDYSGWYALPEAPDVVTMNKAHSSHYTLTPDPAIKHVLHGWGGDGGPADHDVVVGDTYIRNVTTDIGAGGGTMEPDGNSIFIFEVAGLCIGHLGHLHHELDETDYAEIGRLDVLMVPVDGGLTMGAESMSRVVARLRSALILPMHRRGPPVTNFLQMFGDGFDKSFATGASVMVSVRSLPRKPLIYILQGV, from the coding sequence ATGATGTTGCGATATCTCCTCCTCCCATTTGCCGCCATCGCGTTTTTGCATTTTCTCTGGTTGACGCCGGCCCGTGCGCAAGCGGCTCCGGTCAGCCAGTGCCAGGCGATCGCTGAGGCGCGTCCCGATGTCGCCTTTGCCAGTTTCAAGCCGTGGGCTGGACTTAATGTTCAAGCTGTCGTCGGCGACGAGGTGAAGATCACCTATATCGGCCACTCGACTTTTCTCATCGAGACGCCCGGCGGCGTCTCGATCGCGACGGATTACAGCGGTTGGTATGCGCTCCCCGAGGCGCCGGACGTGGTGACGATGAACAAGGCGCACTCCAGCCACTACACGCTAACGCCTGACCCGGCGATCAAGCATGTATTGCATGGATGGGGCGGTGACGGCGGTCCGGCCGATCACGATGTCGTCGTCGGCGACACCTATATCCGCAATGTGACGACCGACATTGGTGCCGGTGGCGGAACGATGGAGCCGGATGGCAATTCCATCTTCATTTTCGAAGTCGCAGGTCTCTGCATCGGCCATCTCGGCCACTTGCATCACGAACTCGACGAGACCGACTATGCCGAGATCGGCCGCCTGGACGTGCTGATGGTGCCGGTCGATGGCGGCCTGACCATGGGTGCGGAAAGCATGAGCCGGGTGGTGGCGCGGCTGCGCTCGGCGCTGATCCTGCCGATGCATCGGCGCGGGCCGCCGGTCACGAATTTCCTGCAGATGTTCGGGGATGGTTTCGACAAGAGCTTTGCGACGGGAGCGAGCGTCATGGTTTCGGTGCGTTCCTTGCCAAGGAAGCCCTTGATTTATATCCTGCAGGGCGTCTGA
- a CDS encoding TIGR00282 family metallophosphoesterase, translating to MRLLFLGDMVGKTGRTAVWDRLPGLISDLKLDFVIVNGENAAGGFGITEDIFLETINAGADVVTTGNHVWDQKEAVTFCERHDQFLRPANYPAGTPGRGSNLYFARNGARVLVANVMGRVFMHPELDDPFKAAEAILTACPLKEQADAIIFDFHAEATSEKQCFGHFVDGRASFVVGTHTHVPTADHQILNGGTAYMSDAGMCGDYDSSLGMEKEEPLNRFISKMPKGRFEAASGPATICGVGVEISDRTGLAENIAPLRIGPRLAETIPAFWV from the coding sequence ATGAGACTTTTGTTTCTGGGTGACATGGTTGGCAAGACCGGCCGGACGGCGGTCTGGGACCGATTGCCCGGTCTGATCAGTGACCTGAAGCTCGATTTCGTCATCGTCAACGGCGAGAATGCCGCGGGCGGCTTCGGCATCACTGAGGACATCTTTCTGGAAACCATCAATGCCGGCGCCGATGTCGTGACCACCGGCAACCATGTCTGGGACCAGAAGGAGGCCGTTACCTTCTGCGAGCGGCACGACCAGTTCCTGCGCCCGGCCAACTATCCCGCAGGTACGCCCGGTCGCGGCTCCAATCTCTATTTCGCCCGCAACGGAGCGCGCGTGCTGGTCGCCAATGTCATGGGCCGCGTCTTCATGCATCCGGAACTGGATGATCCCTTCAAGGCGGCGGAAGCCATTCTCACCGCCTGTCCGCTGAAGGAACAGGCCGATGCCATCATCTTCGATTTCCATGCGGAAGCGACCAGCGAGAAGCAGTGCTTCGGCCATTTCGTCGATGGCCGCGCGAGCTTCGTCGTCGGCACCCATACACATGTACCGACCGCCGATCACCAGATCCTCAATGGCGGCACCGCTTACATGTCGGATGCCGGCATGTGCGGCGATTATGATTCTTCACTCGGCATGGAGAAGGAAGAGCCGCTGAACCGCTTCATCTCGAAGATGCCGAAGGGCCGCTTCGAGGCGGCGTCCGGCCCGGCGACCATCTGCGGTGTCGGTGTCGAGATTTCCGATCGCACCGGCCTTGCGGAAAACATCGCGCCACTTCGGATCGGACCCAGGCTGGCGGAGACGATACCGGCGTTCTGGGTGTGA
- a CDS encoding 5-formyltetrahydrofolate cyclo-ligase produces MTPRELKAALRIERLALRDAMAPEARMKASLKMLDHAGDIIEFEPGQVISGFWPIRSEVDIRPLMARLRERCARLCLPVILDKKTIVFRELVPGAPIVETGFGTTGPGEDAPVLDPDIMLVPLSAFDRTGHRIGYGAGYYDRAIERLRRKGHMPRLIGIAFDCQEVASVPAEPHDVALDALLTESGLRIFGLGISKYETFVSG; encoded by the coding sequence ATGACACCGAGGGAACTGAAGGCTGCGCTGCGGATTGAGCGACTGGCGCTGCGCGATGCGATGGCGCCGGAAGCACGCATGAAAGCCAGCCTCAAAATGCTCGATCATGCCGGCGATATCATCGAGTTCGAGCCCGGGCAGGTGATTTCCGGCTTCTGGCCGATCCGCTCGGAAGTCGATATCCGGCCGCTGATGGCGCGCTTGCGCGAGCGCTGCGCGCGGCTGTGCCTTCCCGTCATTCTCGACAAGAAGACCATTGTTTTTCGCGAACTCGTGCCCGGCGCTCCGATCGTCGAAACGGGTTTCGGCACGACCGGACCGGGCGAGGATGCGCCGGTGCTTGATCCCGACATCATGCTGGTGCCGCTGTCGGCTTTCGACAGAACCGGTCACAGGATTGGCTACGGCGCCGGATATTACGACCGTGCGATCGAACGTTTGCGCCGGAAAGGCCATATGCCGCGACTGATCGGGATTGCATTCGACTGCCAGGAAGTGGCATCAGTGCCCGCAGAGCCGCACGATGTGGCGCTGGACGCCCTGCTGACCGAAAGCGGGCTCAGGATATTCGGGCTAGGAATAAGCAAATATGAGACTTTTGTTTCTGGGTGA
- a CDS encoding LysR family transcriptional regulator has product MFPPLESDLLRTFVAVADSGNFTKAGETVGRTQSAVSMQIKKLEDILGEPLFERGSRGVNMTGHGARLLDNARRIVALLDDTAASIRLPALDGSIRIGISEEYINSTLPKALGAFAAIHPGVEVTVQQGVSMSNLAALEAGEIDIAVVFEPGGHTKNEVLMVDPTVWVTSDQHQIHERHPVPIATYTYLKGGWCDALALKSLKKRGIESRVAYISRTSNGLIAAVTSGLAIAPLTRSSIPAGCRELTAADGYDVIDFSNVVLKTRARSANSRIIEGMANAIREAFRAPPAAHS; this is encoded by the coding sequence ATGTTTCCTCCTCTTGAAAGCGATCTTCTGAGAACCTTCGTTGCCGTGGCCGACAGCGGCAATTTCACCAAGGCGGGGGAGACGGTCGGCCGAACCCAATCGGCCGTCAGCATGCAGATCAAGAAGCTGGAGGATATTCTTGGCGAGCCGCTGTTCGAGCGCGGATCGCGCGGCGTCAATATGACGGGCCACGGTGCGCGGCTTCTCGACAATGCGCGCCGTATCGTCGCCCTTCTTGATGATACCGCCGCATCCATTCGGCTGCCCGCCCTCGACGGCTCAATAAGAATCGGAATTTCGGAGGAATATATCAACTCTACTTTGCCTAAGGCGCTCGGTGCTTTCGCCGCTATTCATCCCGGCGTCGAAGTCACGGTGCAGCAGGGCGTCTCGATGTCCAACCTGGCGGCACTCGAGGCGGGCGAAATCGATATCGCCGTCGTGTTCGAACCCGGTGGCCACACGAAGAACGAAGTCCTCATGGTGGATCCCACTGTCTGGGTGACGTCGGATCAGCATCAGATCCACGAGCGCCATCCCGTGCCGATCGCCACCTACACCTACCTGAAAGGCGGATGGTGCGACGCTCTGGCGCTGAAGAGCCTGAAGAAACGCGGTATCGAAAGTCGCGTGGCCTATATCAGCCGCACCAGCAACGGCCTGATCGCTGCCGTGACATCCGGCCTTGCCATCGCCCCGCTCACCCGCAGCAGCATCCCCGCCGGATGCCGGGAACTGACGGCCGCCGACGGCTACGACGTCATCGACTTTTCGAATGTGGTGCTGAAGACCAGGGCGCGAAGCGCAAACAGCCGGATCATCGAAGGCATGGCCAACGCCATTCGTGAGGCGTTCCGCGCTCCGCCGGCGGCCCACAGCTGA
- a CDS encoding cell division protein ZapA — MAQVTVTIDGKAYRMACEEGQEDHLTDLANRFDQYVSHLKSQFGEIGDLRLTVMAGIMVMDELSEVNRKLKSLQTETDNLKQGRDATLADQQKAEEALASVLSEVTSQIHGIAAKLTGKAASAN; from the coding sequence ATGGCGCAAGTAACGGTGACGATCGACGGCAAGGCCTATCGCATGGCATGCGAAGAGGGCCAGGAAGATCATCTGACCGATCTCGCCAACCGCTTCGACCAGTATGTCAGCCATCTGAAATCCCAATTCGGCGAAATCGGTGACCTCAGGCTGACCGTCATGGCCGGCATCATGGTCATGGACGAACTCAGCGAAGTGAACCGCAAGCTGAAAAGCCTGCAGACGGAGACCGACAATCTGAAGCAGGGGCGCGATGCGACCCTGGCCGACCAGCAGAAGGCCGAGGAGGCATTGGCCTCGGTGCTGTCAGAAGTTACGTCGCAGATCCATGGAATCGCGGCAAAGCTCACCGGCAAGGCTGCTTCCGCCAACTGA
- a CDS encoding DUF4164 domain-containing protein: protein MAAGKTVKAAIEELRSAVSSLENAIDGRFDRERDRGEIEGEVRRVNTDRSRLAQELDQSQFRANRLEEVNREVSRRLVTAMETIRAVLDR from the coding sequence ATGGCGGCAGGAAAGACAGTCAAGGCGGCGATCGAGGAGTTACGCAGCGCAGTCAGCAGCCTCGAGAATGCCATTGACGGGCGCTTCGACCGGGAGCGCGACCGTGGTGAAATCGAAGGCGAGGTTCGCCGGGTCAATACTGATCGGTCGCGGCTGGCGCAGGAGCTCGACCAGTCGCAATTCCGTGCAAACCGTCTTGAGGAAGTCAACCGTGAAGTCTCGCGCCGTCTGGTGACGGCCATGGAAACGATAAGGGCAGTGCTGGACCGCTGA
- the tkt gene encoding transketolase: protein MISREQHDRMANAIRFLSMDAVEKANSGHPGLPMGAADVATVLFSRYLKFDPKAPLWADRDRFVLSAGHGSMLIYSLLHLTGYEDMTMEDLKQFRQLGSKTAGHPEYGHASGIETTTGPLGQGIANAVGMAIAERKLAEEFGSDLQNHYTYVLCGDGCLMEGISHEAIALAGHLKLNKLILFWDDNNITIDGAVSLSDSTDQIARFQAVHWNTIRVDGHNPDEIAAAIEAAQKSDRPTFIACKTVIGFGAPNKAGTHKVHGSPLGAEEIAATRKALNWEAEAFTVPADVLEAWRAAGKRYVGARREWEGRLDATERGKKSEFTRRFAGELPGNLDAAIDAYKKKIADAPPTVATRKASEDALEVINGTLPETLGGSADLTPSNNTKTSQMKSITPTDFSGRYMHWGIREHGMAAAMNGIALHGGLIPYSGGFMIFTDYCRPSIRLAALMGIRVIHVLTHDSIGVGEDGPTHEPIEHMAALRAIPNLLMFRPADAVETAECWQLALKEQHRPSGLALTRQNLAPSRLKYEAENLCAKGAYELIAADNAKVSIFASGSEVELAVKAAAELNGKGIAARVVSVPCFELFAEQPEAYRKAVIGSAPVKIAAEAAVRQGWDYFIGSDGDFIGMHSFGASGPAKDLFKHFGITSDAIVAAAEKKLA from the coding sequence ATGATCTCTCGCGAACAACACGACCGGATGGCAAACGCGATCCGTTTCCTATCCATGGATGCCGTCGAAAAGGCCAATTCCGGTCACCCCGGCCTGCCGATGGGCGCCGCCGACGTAGCAACGGTTCTGTTCTCCCGTTACCTGAAATTCGATCCGAAGGCCCCGCTCTGGGCAGACCGCGACCGCTTCGTGTTGTCGGCCGGCCATGGCTCCATGCTGATCTATTCGCTACTTCATCTGACCGGCTACGAAGACATGACGATGGAGGACCTCAAGCAGTTCCGCCAGCTCGGCTCGAAGACTGCCGGTCACCCGGAATACGGCCATGCCTCGGGCATCGAAACGACGACCGGCCCGCTCGGCCAGGGCATTGCCAATGCCGTCGGCATGGCGATCGCCGAGCGCAAGCTCGCCGAGGAATTCGGCAGCGACCTGCAGAACCATTATACGTATGTCCTCTGCGGCGACGGCTGCCTGATGGAAGGCATCAGCCACGAGGCGATCGCGCTCGCCGGCCATTTGAAGCTCAACAAGCTGATCCTGTTCTGGGACGACAACAACATCACCATAGACGGCGCCGTCTCGCTGTCGGATTCGACCGACCAGATCGCCCGCTTCCAGGCGGTGCACTGGAACACGATCCGCGTCGATGGCCACAATCCGGATGAAATCGCAGCCGCGATCGAAGCCGCCCAGAAGTCCGATCGCCCCACCTTCATCGCCTGCAAGACCGTCATCGGATTCGGCGCCCCGAACAAGGCTGGCACCCACAAGGTCCATGGTTCGCCGCTCGGCGCCGAAGAAATCGCAGCGACCCGCAAGGCGCTCAACTGGGAAGCCGAAGCCTTCACCGTCCCGGCCGACGTTCTCGAGGCATGGCGCGCAGCCGGCAAACGTTACGTGGGCGCGCGCAGGGAGTGGGAAGGCCGCCTGGATGCGACCGAACGCGGCAAAAAGTCCGAGTTCACCCGCCGCTTCGCCGGCGAACTGCCCGGCAACCTCGATGCCGCGATCGACGCCTACAAGAAGAAGATTGCCGATGCGCCGCCGACGGTCGCCACCCGCAAGGCTTCCGAAGACGCGCTTGAAGTCATCAACGGCACACTGCCCGAGACGCTCGGCGGCTCGGCCGACCTGACACCGTCGAACAACACCAAGACCAGCCAGATGAAGTCGATCACCCCGACCGATTTCTCCGGCCGCTACATGCACTGGGGCATCCGCGAACACGGCATGGCTGCCGCCATGAACGGCATCGCGCTGCACGGCGGTCTCATTCCCTACTCGGGCGGCTTCATGATCTTCACGGACTATTGCCGTCCGTCGATCCGCCTCGCGGCCCTGATGGGCATCCGCGTCATCCACGTCCTGACGCACGATTCCATCGGTGTCGGCGAGGATGGCCCGACGCACGAGCCGATCGAGCATATGGCCGCCCTGCGTGCCATCCCGAACCTCCTGATGTTCCGTCCGGCCGACGCGGTTGAAACCGCCGAATGCTGGCAACTGGCGCTCAAGGAGCAGCATCGCCCGTCTGGCCTGGCGCTGACCCGTCAGAACCTTGCGCCGTCCCGCCTGAAATACGAGGCCGAAAATCTCTGCGCCAAGGGTGCCTACGAGCTCATCGCCGCCGACAATGCCAAGGTGTCGATCTTCGCATCCGGCTCAGAGGTGGAGCTTGCCGTCAAGGCTGCAGCCGAACTGAACGGCAAGGGCATTGCTGCCCGCGTCGTCTCCGTGCCCTGCTTCGAACTCTTCGCCGAACAGCCGGAAGCCTATCGCAAGGCCGTTATCGGCAGTGCACCGGTGAAGATCGCCGCCGAAGCGGCTGTCCGCCAGGGATGGGACTATTTCATCGGCTCGGATGGCGATTTCATCGGCATGCACTCCTTCGGCGCTTCCGGCCCGGCCAAGGATCTGTTCAAGCATTTCGGCATCACGTCGGACGCAATTGTTGCCGCCGCCGAAAAGAAACTCGCCTGA